One stretch of Pandoraea oxalativorans DNA includes these proteins:
- a CDS encoding IS110 family transposase yields MGELVLIPRLRIKLMFYLGIDVAKAKLDCCLLDMTNGKRSTKVVANSRAGLTDLLGWLGKRHTEPSHVHVALEGTGVYHEMAACGLHDAGLSVSVVNPAQVRAFATGMGVRTKNDMVDSHVLARFAMHAQPMRWSPPAPEARILQALMARREALAQDLQRERNRHEKAEITAPTALVLHSILETIEFLERHLASLQREIDDHIAAHPGLKANLMLLQSIPAVGPQVGRTLLAIMHARHFDSAEQLAAYLGLVPVQRQSGSSIQGPSRLSKAGPRAIVESGVRGALGNMRRRWRFS; encoded by the coding sequence GTGGGTGAGTTGGTATTGATTCCTCGATTAAGGATCAAATTGATGTTCTACCTCGGTATTGATGTTGCCAAAGCCAAGCTGGATTGCTGCCTGCTGGACATGACAAACGGCAAGCGTAGTACGAAGGTTGTTGCCAATAGCCGCGCCGGCCTAACCGATCTGTTGGGCTGGTTGGGCAAGAGACACACCGAGCCGAGCCACGTACATGTCGCGCTCGAAGGTACCGGCGTCTATCACGAGATGGCCGCGTGTGGCCTGCACGATGCCGGGCTCTCCGTGTCTGTCGTTAATCCTGCGCAGGTGCGTGCTTTTGCGACGGGAATGGGCGTGCGCACGAAGAACGACATGGTAGACAGCCACGTGTTAGCGCGCTTTGCGATGCACGCACAGCCAATGCGCTGGAGTCCTCCAGCGCCCGAGGCTCGCATACTTCAAGCACTGATGGCGCGCCGTGAAGCGCTTGCACAAGATCTTCAGCGTGAGCGCAACCGGCATGAGAAAGCGGAAATCACGGCTCCAACGGCGCTAGTCCTGCATTCGATTCTCGAGACGATCGAGTTTTTGGAGCGCCATTTAGCCAGCCTGCAACGCGAGATCGATGATCACATTGCTGCCCATCCGGGCCTTAAAGCAAACTTGATGCTGCTGCAAAGTATCCCGGCAGTTGGCCCTCAGGTAGGCCGCACGCTGCTTGCCATCATGCACGCGCGCCACTTCGATTCTGCAGAACAACTTGCGGCGTATCTCGGCCTGGTGCCGGTGCAGAGGCAGTCGGGATCGTCGATCCAGGGCCCTTCACGTTTATCGAAGGCCGGGCCGCGAGCTATTGTCGAATCTGGTGTACGGGGTGCTTTGGGAAATATGAGAAGGCGGTGGCGGTTTAGCTGA
- the tnpA gene encoding IS66-like element accessory protein TnpA, which produces MVGAKVDKVLSVAVEAVPYRRANFSMEFKRATVEATLRPGASVALTARKAGINANLLFKWRRHYLAGAYGDVTPELVTRQSSAASVTEFVPVTITKALVGIPTPSADQAVPTSRCSLRHEGKIELVMRGGTMRFDGPLSLELLRELISELRTWGCGQNLGLL; this is translated from the coding sequence ATGGTGGGCGCAAAAGTGGACAAGGTTTTGAGTGTGGCTGTGGAAGCGGTACCTTACCGACGAGCGAATTTCTCAATGGAGTTCAAGCGCGCAACGGTTGAGGCAACGTTAAGGCCAGGTGCGTCGGTTGCTTTGACGGCGCGCAAGGCAGGCATCAACGCCAACTTGTTATTCAAATGGCGCCGGCATTATCTGGCTGGCGCTTACGGTGATGTCACGCCTGAGCTTGTTACTCGCCAGAGTTCTGCGGCTTCGGTGACCGAGTTTGTTCCCGTGACGATCACGAAGGCTCTCGTTGGTATCCCCACGCCGTCGGCAGACCAAGCAGTCCCGACCTCACGATGTTCATTGCGGCACGAGGGGAAGATCGAGTTGGTGATGCGTGGCGGCACAATGCGCTTCGATGGTCCGCTGAGTTTGGAGTTACTGCGCGAGTTGATCTCGGAGCTACGCACATGGGGATGCGGACAAAATCTTGGACTACTTTGA
- a CDS encoding ISL3 family transposase encodes MLDRKLLESLGGWQGYAVERVEWPEGTGRTLSIYLKPTAKVMLCEQCGARCRQVHETTVRRVRDLPLFEYRVVLHVPRRRLLCEQCGGPRLERLTWLGRYQRVTDRLAAACSQLLQSSNVQAVARFFELGWHTVKTLDKARLRASVREPDWSRIEYLAMDEFALHKGHRYATVVVDPISRQVLWIGPGRSRETARAFFEQLPRGVAQRIKAVAIDMTTAYELEIQAHCPRAEIVYDLFHVVAKYGREVIDRVRVDQANQLRQDRPARRVIKSSRWLLLRNRDKLDRQQAVRLDELLQANQPLLTVYVLRDELKRLWFYRRPAWAKQAWHHWCEQAEQSGIAPLNTFAQRLKGYLHGILARCRHRLNTSIVEGINNTIKVIKRRAYGYRDQEYFFLKIRAAFPGNAQ; translated from the coding sequence ATGCTGGATCGCAAGCTGCTGGAGTCGCTGGGAGGCTGGCAGGGCTATGCCGTCGAACGCGTGGAGTGGCCCGAGGGCACAGGGCGCACGCTGTCGATCTATTTGAAGCCAACCGCCAAGGTGATGCTGTGCGAGCAGTGCGGCGCACGATGTCGCCAGGTCCATGAGACCACGGTGCGCCGGGTGCGAGATCTGCCGTTATTTGAGTACCGGGTTGTTCTTCATGTTCCACGCCGGCGCTTGTTGTGTGAGCAATGCGGTGGCCCGCGCCTGGAGCGGCTTACTTGGCTGGGTCGCTACCAGCGGGTGACGGATCGGCTTGCGGCGGCCTGCAGCCAATTGCTGCAATCGAGCAACGTGCAGGCGGTGGCGAGGTTCTTCGAGCTGGGTTGGCATACCGTCAAGACGCTGGACAAGGCCCGGCTCCGAGCGTCAGTGCGCGAACCGGATTGGTCCAGGATCGAGTATTTAGCGATGGACGAGTTCGCCCTGCATAAAGGGCATCGGTACGCGACGGTAGTCGTCGATCCGATCAGCAGGCAGGTGCTGTGGATCGGCCCAGGACGCTCACGCGAGACGGCTCGGGCGTTCTTCGAGCAATTGCCGCGTGGGGTCGCCCAACGCATCAAGGCCGTAGCCATCGACATGACTACGGCCTACGAGTTAGAAATCCAGGCCCACTGCCCACGGGCGGAGATCGTCTATGACTTGTTCCATGTCGTGGCCAAGTACGGACGAGAGGTCATTGATCGGGTGCGCGTGGATCAGGCCAACCAACTGCGCCAGGACCGTCCCGCGCGCCGGGTCATCAAATCGAGCCGCTGGCTGTTATTGCGCAACCGCGACAAGCTAGACCGGCAGCAGGCCGTCCGGCTCGACGAATTGCTGCAAGCCAACCAGCCGCTGCTGACGGTCTATGTCCTGAGGGACGAACTCAAGCGGCTCTGGTTCTACCGAAGACCTGCCTGGGCAAAACAAGCCTGGCACCACTGGTGCGAGCAGGCCGAGCAAAGCGGAATAGCCCCCTTGAACACCTTCGCTCAGCGTCTGAAAGGCTATCTGCATGGCATCCTGGCCAGATGCCGACATCGTCTAAACACCAGCATCGTTGAGGGCATTAACAACACTATCAAGGTCATTAAGCGGCGCGCCTACGGCTACCGAGACCAGGAATACTTCTTCCTCAAAATCCGCGCCGCCTTCCCCGGTAATGCTCAATGA
- a CDS encoding IS256 family transposase, whose translation MKKIMKETNGRKAQTKSALDELIQQGARQIIEQAVEAELASMLEQYSNVRSIDGRRAVVRNGYLPEREVVTAIGPVPVRVPKVRDRSGSGIRFNSAVVPPYVRKSARVSAALPWLYLRGISTGDMSEAMGIMLGGQVSGLSPNVVSRLKAQWADEHAQWNQRELSLARWVYWWADGIHTGVRSDDSDGQCLLVIIGVKPDGTKERVAISDGYRESKASWAELLLDLKKRGLQSGPLLACGDGAMGFWAAMEEVFPQTKHQRCWFHKMGNVLNALPKSQQARAKKAMQDIWMAATRAEALVAFNHFVDTHSAKYPKVVEKLTQDRDELLAFYDFPAEHWQHLRTTNPIESTFATVRHRTKRTRNCVSRATFLGLAFKLIESAEDSWRRIRAPEKIATMLDGMTFKDGEPVTDSTPAQQPLAA comes from the coding sequence ATGAAGAAGATTATGAAAGAAACGAACGGCAGAAAAGCACAAACGAAGAGCGCGCTCGATGAACTGATCCAGCAAGGCGCGCGGCAGATCATCGAGCAGGCAGTCGAAGCGGAACTGGCGAGCATGCTTGAACAGTACAGCAACGTGAGGTCGATCGACGGTCGGCGTGCCGTGGTGCGCAACGGCTACCTACCAGAGCGCGAAGTCGTCACGGCCATCGGTCCGGTGCCGGTTCGGGTACCGAAGGTGCGTGATCGCTCGGGTTCGGGCATCCGCTTCAATTCGGCGGTCGTGCCGCCGTACGTTCGCAAATCCGCACGCGTGTCGGCCGCACTACCGTGGCTGTACCTGCGAGGCATCTCGACGGGCGACATGAGCGAAGCCATGGGCATCATGCTGGGCGGCCAGGTCAGCGGCCTGTCGCCAAATGTGGTGAGTCGTCTGAAGGCGCAATGGGCCGATGAGCATGCTCAGTGGAATCAGCGTGAGTTGTCGTTGGCGCGCTGGGTGTACTGGTGGGCTGACGGCATTCACACCGGCGTGCGCAGCGACGATTCCGACGGCCAGTGCCTGTTGGTGATCATTGGTGTCAAACCGGACGGAACGAAAGAGCGTGTGGCGATCAGTGACGGGTATCGGGAATCGAAGGCGTCGTGGGCCGAACTGCTGCTCGATCTGAAAAAGCGCGGTCTGCAGTCAGGGCCGCTGCTGGCTTGCGGAGATGGTGCGATGGGATTCTGGGCAGCGATGGAAGAAGTGTTCCCGCAGACCAAGCATCAGCGCTGCTGGTTCCACAAGATGGGCAACGTGCTCAACGCGCTGCCGAAATCGCAGCAGGCCCGCGCCAAAAAGGCGATGCAGGACATTTGGATGGCCGCCACGCGTGCCGAAGCGCTGGTTGCCTTCAATCACTTCGTTGATACCCACTCGGCAAAGTATCCGAAGGTGGTCGAAAAGCTGACGCAAGATCGCGACGAGCTGCTGGCATTTTACGATTTCCCGGCCGAACACTGGCAGCATCTGCGCACGACGAATCCGATTGAATCGACCTTCGCGACGGTGCGTCACCGCACCAAGCGCACGCGTAACTGCGTCTCGCGCGCGACGTTCCTCGGCCTGGCATTCAAGCTGATCGAGTCGGCCGAAGACTCGTGGCGGCGCATCCGCGCCCCCGAAAAGATCGCGACGATGCTTGACGGGATGACGTTCAAGGATGGAGAGCCGGTGACCGACAGCACACCGGCTCAGCAGCCCCTGGCCGCCTAA